In the Treponema sp. J25 genome, one interval contains:
- a CDS encoding rhomboid family intramembrane serine protease, which yields MLVQFIRKPLRYRYDNVVLILIGINLLVFLVQNLIAQATSYLALNPVAMVRFGMFWQPLTYMFTHGSISHLLFNMLGLFFFGIPMERHVGSKEFLLYYLVTGILAGLFSFGVFLLTGSYFTYLVGASGAIFAVQLAYATFFPDSVVFLWGILPLRAPVMVLGFTALELFSAITGTQNGVAHVTHLAGFLFGWLYFLVRFGVNPWRYLVRRS from the coding sequence ATGCTTGTTCAGTTTATCCGGAAACCGCTGCGCTATCGATATGATAATGTGGTGTTAATCCTTATCGGAATTAACCTGCTTGTTTTTTTGGTACAGAATCTGATTGCTCAGGCAACTTCGTACCTCGCATTAAATCCCGTGGCGATGGTGCGCTTTGGTATGTTCTGGCAGCCCCTGACGTACATGTTTACCCACGGGAGTATTTCTCATCTCCTTTTTAATATGCTGGGCCTTTTCTTCTTTGGAATCCCCATGGAACGCCATGTGGGCTCCAAGGAGTTTCTGCTCTATTATCTTGTTACGGGTATTCTGGCGGGGCTTTTTTCGTTCGGGGTTTTTTTGCTCACCGGTTCTTATTTTACCTATCTAGTAGGGGCTTCCGGCGCAATTTTTGCCGTGCAATTGGCCTATGCGACCTTTTTCCCTGATTCGGTGGTTTTTCTCTGGGGTATCCTTCCCCTGCGGGCGCCGGTGATGGTCCTTGGTTTTACCGCCCTGGAACTTTTTTCTGCCATTACGGGAACCCAGAATGGAGTAGCCCATGTAACCCATCTGGCGGGTTTCTTGTTTGGCTGGCTGTATTTCCTGGTCCGTTTTGGGGTTAATCCCTGGAGATATCTGGTGCGCCGCTCCTAG
- the dgcA gene encoding diguanylate cyclase DgcA: protein MNKSDSSQELPAELVEHVYEPFYVDYEKQIYDLKQLLEISKSLNSTLDYAILIDSILFICMAQMKVIRAAIFAKKNLDATAFSLQRNYKGFDVDHSLDYSIPEDHKLITFFSQKYGCYTLDDIHRELGPLEGLEHIERLEPSLLVPLKAKGQINGILMLGERIDDSDFDPYEREYLLNIATLAAISINNAFLFEMTTTDMMTKLRMKHYLFTVLQERFNNFENPLRNFGIIMFDIDFFKKFNDTYGHTCGDYVLVQAAHIIADHIRSTDIAARFGGEEFVVLVVEENPSAEIQKISFQIAERIRQAIEQAPLEFEGQKLHITISGGIACYDPLVDASPKQVVDRADRALYRSKQEGRNRISIDVPRN, encoded by the coding sequence ATGAATAAATCCGATTCGTCCCAGGAGCTCCCCGCTGAACTAGTGGAACATGTGTATGAGCCCTTCTATGTGGATTACGAGAAACAGATTTATGATTTGAAGCAGCTCCTGGAAATCTCTAAAAGTTTGAATTCTACCCTAGATTACGCGATTCTTATCGATTCTATCCTCTTTATATGTATGGCTCAAATGAAGGTTATTCGGGCGGCTATCTTTGCAAAAAAGAATCTGGACGCTACAGCTTTTTCCTTGCAGCGTAATTACAAAGGCTTTGATGTGGATCACTCTCTTGATTATTCAATCCCGGAAGATCATAAGCTTATCACCTTCTTTTCTCAAAAGTATGGCTGTTATACCCTGGATGATATTCATCGAGAACTGGGGCCCTTAGAAGGTCTTGAGCACATCGAACGGCTGGAACCCAGTTTGCTGGTTCCCTTAAAGGCAAAGGGGCAGATCAATGGTATCCTTATGCTCGGGGAACGGATCGATGATAGTGATTTTGATCCCTATGAGCGGGAATATCTCTTAAACATTGCCACCCTTGCGGCTATTTCAATAAACAACGCCTTCCTGTTTGAAATGACCACCACCGATATGATGACTAAGCTCCGCATGAAGCATTACCTGTTTACGGTGCTTCAGGAACGGTTCAATAATTTTGAAAATCCCCTCCGTAATTTTGGCATAATCATGTTTGATATCGATTTCTTTAAAAAATTCAATGATACCTATGGCCATACCTGTGGAGATTATGTGCTTGTTCAAGCGGCCCATATCATTGCCGACCATATTCGTTCTACTGATATTGCCGCTCGTTTTGGAGGAGAAGAATTTGTAGTATTAGTGGTGGAAGAAAATCCTTCTGCGGAGATTCAAAAGATATCTTTTCAGATTGCCGAACGAATTCGGCAAGCCATAGAACAGGCGCCCCTGGAATTTGAAGGACAGAAACTCCATATCACTATCTCCGGTGGCATCGCTTGTTATGATCCGCTGGTGGATGCATCCCCAAAACAGGTGGTGGATCGGGCTGACCGCGCCTTGTACCGTTCTAAACAAGAAGGGAGGAATCGGATTTCCATCGATGTGCCCCGGAACTGA